The Prionailurus bengalensis isolate Pbe53 chromosome D3, Fcat_Pben_1.1_paternal_pri, whole genome shotgun sequence DNA window cctcccccactggtgcggtatcaaaaaatatatacataaaaaagatatttaagatgTAAAAGCAGATGAACATTAATACGGGGGCAGCATAGAAAGTCCCATGTGGTAGGGAAATCTAACATTCACAACTTTCAGTTATTTCACATGGTCAGCTTGAAGATACGTAATGGGAGTACTCTAAGATACCCAAAAAGGAAGGTATGGCAGTTTAAAGAAAACAGCTATTCTGAATCTTTATTAAACGGAATCTCATTAGGTTACTCAACACCCCTTCCTAATTCATCAGTGCTCCACTGCCCATAGTTACTTAATCACTAACAGAAAACAGTTAAGGTGTGGAATAGCCATAAAACAGTATTACTGCAACCAGTGAATTATGTGCTTCAGGAGACTGAAGTATACAGACATGAAAGACATGTTTGCAGTATATTATTAATAATCCTAATCCTTATTATTTACAAAAAGTTTTGGAATGAGCAAAGTAGAAACTTAAGTGGGGCTGGGAGTAGGGGGAGTTGGTAGCATATTGAGAACCATCGTCTGGTTTTTATGCTAACAGATGCACTGATAAGAATAATTGGAAGTGTTGTAAGTACCTGTACGTGCTTTCAAAACCTAATTATTCTAGCCTCTTCATCCTTGCTAAAAACCTGCTTTGCAAGGGACTTTTGATAAAATCCTGTATTGAAAGAATTACTGCTAGCTGTTTTCAGTTCAGCATCTACCCTCCAAGGCTGTGAAAATGGAATACAGGTGACCTCCGCTATCTGAAAGTTTGCTTTGCActgctttgcttttatgaaagacccacattagtacctgttttcgtcaaccaaaagaaatctgaagaggatttttactttttaactgcTTCTATGTCTGTTCGGTTTACAAAAGTTTTCACGGGAACACTTCAATttcagctgggggggggggggaaacatgTAATATCAAGTACTCAGTAGGTCTGCCTAATTCTTAATTGTTCACGTTGTGGATTATCCAGTGGTGTAGCAATTCCCTGGTAACACGGGTCCACAGGCTTCCTAGAGCCTCTCTTCTCCAATACTtctaaaagcaagaaaattaacGCAAGCATCCAAGGAAAGGCGGATCCAGACTTAGAACTTGGGTAAATGCTTATCCGTTTTGCTAACATTGGTTTCAGATAGTTTCGGTTTCCTCTGGCAAGGAAAGCCTCCAAAGTAGCTTATTTTCAAGGTCCTCTGAAAGATCTTGACCTTATATTAAGTAAAAGAAATTCATATTCACTGGTCAGCCTACATTGGGGCTGACCATGGTTAATACTGAGCCCTAAATTTACTGTTTTTCCCTATAGGTGCATGCCTACGATcaagttaatttataaattagacacaaaagattaacaagaataaaaacaattataacaatatgttgcaataaaagttatgtaaatgtggtctctttctctcagaacaTCCCCCTTCTTTCGTGAtgagagatgataaaatgcctacgtgacGAGATGAAGTCGGGTGTCTGTCTCCAGACCAACAGCAGCTGACCGTGGGTCACTGAAATGGCAGAAAAGGAAAACCGCGAATCGGGGGGACAGAACCTGGCACTGTAACACACCCCAAAATTTCGCCCTTGTAGAGATTAATCCTAAAATTAGCAAAGTAATTCCAGGGCAGTGATCTTACCCATCGTCAAATCTATGTTTTCCAGTCTCCTAGCACAGCCTCAGAATTTGTCCAACACCTAGTATGGAAGGACTTACGATGGCTGTGCAATCTAAGAATGAACAgaattttggtttctttaaaacatcttagaaaggtctttatttttgttttgtaacaaATGGCAACAATTTAATCAGTATCAAATTGTTTCATTAGTGGAGTAATATTTTTATCAACCACAAACCTTTCAGAAGGTACTAAGCAACTGAAAGTTAAAAACTTGTTACCTTCGTATtagaaagaaattgtttttctaGATTTagtgataaaaagataaaaacccgTAACAAAGGATAGAAACTGAATAGAGTCTAAACGGATTCAGGATTTTAGTTAACGTCAGTGTATAAAAAGTCATTTACTGTTTTGTCTAATGTACTTGTGGTCAACTACACAAACAAGCAACCAATCTAACACTAGCTAAATCTCTAATTTTACTATAATGTAACACTCATTTAAGGGAAAAGCTAAATTTGGGTAGGAGCCTAAGTGACACATTTAACACTAAGAACACACTAACAAAAACCACTGCAAGAAGGAACACAGGTAGCTGGCGTGTGAGAGGGGCAGTTCTGTAATAGACATGCTGTTTTGGTAAATGGCTATCTTCCAGTCTAAACTAATGATGGCATGAAAAACACCAGGGAGAATACATTCAAGTTAATGGAAACAAGTCTTTATTAAGTAActtttaatatcagaaaaataaaactcttataaTTCTCTTTACAGCAAATATATAATATCAGTGCTTTGGCCATCTTAAGTTAAAGGCCctttatcataaaatatatggTTTTAAACTTTACTCAAATTGAATTTATAATCCCTATGACTTCCCTACATATACATAACAAAAGAGTGTAGTAAAATTAGCAAATACTAAACTATATTGATAATTTATCATTCTTAGTTTGTGGTTTTTAGAAACAGTACACGCACCTAATATATGTCGATTCCTTGGCTTATTAGTTGCAGTGTACGAtgcaacaaaatacaaaatacatgctTGGTGAACATTCGTTCGTATCTACAAGACGGCAGCTAAAGATTAGGTTTCAATACTGACATTTAACTATCCTACAAGCAGTTAGCATTACATCATAATATGCCATCAAGGCAATTTTTATactgaaaaaatcaaaataaaaaccgtTATTTGTAAACTTTTATACGAAATGTAACTCTtcaagtggaaataaaaaataaaatttgtctatTTACTATTCAATACACATAggattttcaatttttgttatattgagaaaaaaagctCTTTTGTGTTGGGAAAATAATGcttcaaaaaataattagtaGAAAAACCCACCAGTATATTGTTTTTGTCCTTTCAATGCCAGCACAGATTTGGGAACATACTGAGGATGAAGTTACAAACATCCACAGGTGAAATGTAAAAGTGTATCTTAAAGAAATCTTTCCTCGTGATTGGAAATAGTTTTGAAATGAAGTAAACTGATTGAAGGTCATCATCACAGCTGCTTTCGTAAATTATGCTAAGGGCATTattatccctctctccctcccctcccctaaattactaaaaaataaaaatatatttataatgtgcAAGACAAATATGGATTGAACataaaatgtttcacattttgaTCTATAGTCTAAAAATTAATCAACAGCTTGATCAGACTAATGAATGGAATGTTCGCATCCTCAATTAGCCAATATAGGTGCATCCCAAAGCCCTTCCCGAAATGGGAAAACCCAGGTGGTCACTTCCACATTCACCGAGGGAGGCAATGGGTAGGAATTCACAATCGACACAATTGCATTCCTGATCCAATGATCATACCAGCCGTGAGCATTCTGGGCGAGATGAAGGTCAATGTAGCAGTTTTTGTCCCAAATTATAACCAGTGATCGAGTAAACTGCCATCAGCCCTATTATTACCAATAAGTAATCACAATGCATTAAAAAGTTACTTGCAATCCTGCAGAATTAGGCATAAGTTGTTGTAAAATAAAAAACGAACCTGTTTTGTCAAAACTGGCAGTGTAAAGAAGGCAGCACTGGAAGTGTCTGAATCATCTGTAATGCCAAGTACCCTCCATAAACTCTTAATGTGGTTAGGCTTTGGGACCCACTGTTTTGAAATCTAGACGTATATACTTTTCTCATAGGCCACACAACCTATGATTATCTTCACTCAGCCAAGCTGAACTTCAGTTTTAGCAATTCTTATACAAGCTATGTCTCTGGGTCTACAGGATAGTATTAATAATTCAAACCAAACTAATAGACAAGAGACCACTTAGGTTTAGTGTTACCATAGCAGCCTTTTATAAGTTTACTAACAACTTTAGCCTAATCCCAATAAAGCCTGATAACAGTCATAAGAATTCATTAGGAAGTTTACTGGGGGTACCATTATACCCATGCCTTTACGAGTCCATATAGAGATatagtatttatgtatatatatatagttaagaGTGAATCTGGATTGCCTGAGTAACAGCTGTCTGGCAAACTGGACATGATGGCGTTCTCTTTTCACAGATCTTGTTGGCACATTCCATGCAGAAGAGGTTGTGGCCACATGGAACTAGGGCAGCAATAACTTCATTCTCAAAGCAAATCACACAATCGTGCTTTCGTCTCGATTCTGGAGGTGAGCTAGAGGTGGAACCACCATTGGAAGAAGAGTAACTATTGGTACCATTAGAAAAAGCAGGGATGTATATTGGAAGGCCGACATGGTTGCCTGTACTAGGTGGGTCGCTCCTAACCCTCCGAGCAAGTGGGTGTTCAATGCTCTCGGGAAACGTAGGAGACAGACGAGGAGTAGATGGCTGACTTCCTCTACGCTGAGTCTTCATGTTACCAGAAGGATCACTCCCAAAGCCAGAGAGTGGGTTAACTGGTTCAAAGGGGGTCCAGATAGTTTGAGCAGATGTTGGTAAAGAGTCAAAGGCAGGAGAATCAACCGCAAGATCTTCTGAGCCTACAGATGGTAGTGTATCTCCAAACCAAAAGTTCCCTGTGCTAAATGGGCTCGTTGGACTAAAGTCAGCCAGCCTATTGCTTCCAAAGTAGGAATCTGTGGAGCCGCTTCCCAGAGAACTGGAACTATCGTTTCGGTAATTGGAGATCATTCTTGCGCGGCTAGGAGGAACCGGATTGGAGGAGAGCCACGCGGAGCCAAGAGTGCCACCTTCAAAGCTTACGTCGGTACCGTTGTAATGGAAATCATTCTCTTCGTTGAGCTCAATATAGTTTCCTGTACGCATGGCAATatgcatttctatttcttctcgcGCTCGGTCGACATTTTCGGGCATCCCTGTCACTTCAAAGACAGGCTCCTTATCTCTGCTTGGAGTTACTATGTATGTGTGGGTCTGCTGCTGAATTCTTTTAATAGTTGCTCCTTTCGGTCCAACTACCAATCCCACGACACGATAGGGGACCCTCACTTGAACGGTGGTTTGACCGGGCAGATTTGGACTACACGACAATCCTCCCAGGGCAGGGCCATTTTTGTTTCGAGATGCACGAATCATGGAGAAGTGCTCTGCAGCTGAGAGAATCTCTCTTTTGGCCATGGCAACATCTTCTTTCCGTCCAGTGACAACAAAAATGGGCTCCTCACCACGAACAGGTGTCTTGATATATGTGTTTGTCTTGGCTCTCAGTGCTTTAATTTTACAACCTGTTAGAAAGAACATATTTCATAAGAATCAACATTTATGTCAATGATATTGATAAAGACAAATCACAGAAAGCTCCGTGCAAGCCAAATGTCTGCTTCTGGACAGCtgcgtttttgttgttgttgttgctgttgttgttttaattttagtttttcttcatcaTAAAAACTTATCACTAGAtgagaaaactttcctaactccACAAATGCTCCCTGGTCCTCCGGTATACTCGTGACCTGGTCTTTCACTTAGGAAGAGGCGGTGCCTCTACCAGGAGATCTTAGAAGTcatgctaattgtttcctttcccttgttATCAGTCACTGCAAATGATGCATGAAATCCTCTGTACAGGCAAGCTAGACCACAAGCAGGTCTGACTTTCAGAACGGTAATAATTAGCTCGCTTGCAGGATGTTGGTGGCAAAGAAAAAACCACTAATGCATATGTAAGACACTGACCATCTACTGTCTCATTCAATCTATACAAGAACCCTAAGAACTTGATTATTACACTTTTATTGATAAGGAAAATGAAGCTCAGGAAAACGGTTAAACCCAGTCTAACTTAAAATCTATGGTCTTTTTGTCAGTCGAGAATCTCAAATTTCATACAACTATACTATAAAACAGAAGTTCTTTAACAGCTTTCCACTTAATTGTCATCTTTTAACATTACTCTTTCCTCTGCAAACTCACCTGATGAGCAAAATGCTCATGGCCCAAAGGCTGTCTCACATCTGCTGCCATCAGTTGAATGTGAGGCTTACTAAGTAAGGTATCCCCATAACTGCTTATTCTAGTTGTACACAAGCACTAACTCAATTAACTATGACACAAAAACCAGTGaaacatgaatgcaaaaagaCACTGTACTTGTATGAAAATTAAGATGATTATTTTTGAAagtctcaataaatatatgtaccTTAAAGAAGAGAAGGGTGAATTATGCATGAGTGAGATGACTGTAAAGGCCTGGGGTAAAAAACTAACACAGAATGATGCTGCACTCACTGTAAAGTTCTTGCTAAATTCAAAAGAAACATATTGGAAATTGTATGGAATATGGGCACTGGATGGATTTTATTAAAAGACTACTCAGATTGGCAGACCCACTCTCAAATGAAAGGTTTTGGCCCCAAATCCTAAATgcatttaagttaaaataaaatatcagagatGCACATACATGACAATCCATTAATTCTTTAATTGACTTTTTAGAGCAATCACCTATTACCAGAACCAACTACATGAGATTAGAGGGCTTCAAAATGTAGCTTAAAGTGTTAAATGGACAACTGAGCCATGGGGTTATAGTTTTCAAAGATCTTACCATGAAGCTTGCTAGAATACATCTGTTCTCATGAATATATTATGTTATCTAGGTTCCTCAAAATGAAGaggacaggttttttttgtttgtttttttttagagagagagagagagtgcaaataggggagagagggagagagaaagagggaaagagaatcccaagcaggttccatgctctacacagaccctgacgcgggcgGGGCTTgacccttgggatcatgacctgagacaaaatcaagagtcactggCTGAGAAACCCAGGTACCCTGAGGCCAGGTGCTCTTAAAGACACATGTCACACTTT harbors:
- the MEX3C gene encoding RNA-binding E3 ubiquitin-protein ligase MEX3C: MPSGSSAALALAAAPAPLPQPPPPPPLPPPAGGPELEGDGLLLRERLAALGLEDPSPAEPGTPALRAAAAAAQGQARRAAGLSPEERAPPGRPGAPEAAELELEEDEEEEEGEEAELDGDLLEEEELEEAEEEDRQSLLLLSPPATATSQTQPIPGGSLGSVLLPAAGFDAREAAAAAAAAGVLYGGDDAQGMMAAMLSHAYGPGGCGAAAAAALNGEQAALLRRKSVNTTECVPVPSSEHVAEIVGRQGCKIKALRAKTNTYIKTPVRGEEPIFVVTGRKEDVAMAKREILSAAEHFSMIRASRNKNGPALGGLSCSPNLPGQTTVQVRVPYRVVGLVVGPKGATIKRIQQQTHTYIVTPSRDKEPVFEVTGMPENVDRAREEIEMHIAMRTGNYIELNEENDFHYNGTDVSFEGGTLGSAWLSSNPVPPSRARMISNYRNDSSSSLGSGSTDSYFGSNRLADFSPTSPFSTGNFWFGDTLPSVGSEDLAVDSPAFDSLPTSAQTIWTPFEPVNPLSGFGSDPSGNMKTQRRGSQPSTPRLSPTFPESIEHPLARRVRSDPPSTGNHVGLPIYIPAFSNGTNSYSSSNGGSTSSSPPESRRKHDCVICFENEVIAALVPCGHNLFCMECANKICEKRTPSCPVCQTAVTQAIQIHS